The following are encoded in a window of Theobroma cacao cultivar B97-61/B2 unplaced genomic scaffold, Criollo_cocoa_genome_V2, whole genome shotgun sequence genomic DNA:
- the LOC108663859 gene encoding uncharacterized protein LOC108663859 translates to MPSYVKFSKDILTKKRKLGQYEIVAFTEECNTIIQNNLPPKLKDLSSFSLPYAIGSSKFFKALCDLSAIVSLMPLSADILAIVRHLYNSVDFLVLEMEEDMEIPLILGRPFLATTSPLINVREGKITFKVGGEESSIFLMQLSILPLQLGALEWMWLMRAR, encoded by the exons ATGCCTTCATATGTTAAGTTTTCGAAAGACATCTTGACAAAGAAGAGGAAGCTAGGTCAGTATGAGATAGTGGCATTCACTGAGGAGTGCAACACTATTATTCAGAACAACTTACCACCAAAGCTTAAGGATCTAAGCAGTTTTTCTTTACCCTATGCTATTGGTAGTTCTAAATTTTTCAaagctttatgtgatttaAGTGCTATAGTGTCATTGATGCCTTTGTCTGCT GATATATTGGCTATAGTGAGGCATCTCTACAACTCGGTAGACTTCCTTGTGCTTGAGATGGAAGAGGATATGGAAATTCCTCTAATCTTAGGACGACCTTTCTTGGCGACTACAAGCCCACTCATTAATGTGAGGGAAGGCAAGATAACTTTCAAAGTTGGAGGGGAGGAAAgttcaatatttttaatgcAATTAAGCATTCTGCCTCTTCAGTTAGGTGCTTTAGAATGGATGTGGTTGATGAGGGCAAGG
- the LOC18589423 gene encoding transmembrane protein 230 — protein MAYVDHAFSISDEDIMMETSYAVNNRPPFKEIGLAVALLVFGTLGIILGTFMAYNKVGGDRGHGLFFAILGCILFIPGFYYTRIAYYAYKGYKGFSFSNIPPV, from the exons ATGGCGTACGTAGACCATGCCTTCTCGATATCGGACGAGGACATCATGATGGAGACATCCTACGCTGTTAACAATCGGCCTCCGTTCAAGGAGATCGGCCTCGCTGTTGCTCTTCTTGTCTTTGGGACACTTGGGATTATCTTGGGTACCTTCATGGCCTACAACAAAGTCGGCGGTGACCGAGGCCAtg GGCTTTTCTTTGCAATACTGGGATGCATATTGTTCATTCCAGGCTTCTATTACACAAGGATTGCCTATTATGCTTATAAGGGATACAAAGGCTTCTCTTTCTCCAACATTCCCCCTGTCTAG